A DNA window from Verrucomicrobiota bacterium contains the following coding sequences:
- a CDS encoding DUF1302 domain-containing protein: protein MKTCSLRLRSGIIGSLTTLLLLITHGTHALVFEIGELTAQLDTTLSIGGSYRTSNPSPDLIGLPNGGNQFSINLDDGNLNYEKGWISKAVKMTNDLEISGENMGVFTRLTSFYDWENEDGTRAFRPLSDAALNQVGSDSEILDAFFYINLDAGDMPLDLRFGSQVLSWGESIFIQNGINSINPVDVSKLRIPGAELKEALKPVPMASFSIGLTENITLEGFYQFRWQQTIIDPRGSYFSTNDVVSRGSDRLYLGFGAIPEGAPFGFVPRAADIEASDDGQYGLAMRVLVPQLNNTEFGFYLINNHSRVPLVSAITPTEFINPDLSGPLTTVFVLAGMPPEVASAQAAGLWGLATAVQTYGPGAVTPEQLAILTSPDSQGALEAAGQFAFFNAAATARYQVEYPEDINLYGVSFNTDIGTTGWTLQGELSYRQNQPLALDDVETIYAALSAINPAFAPINSFGNYFGHLGERIQGYRNKDVYQFQLSTIRAFGPTLG from the coding sequence ATGAAAACGTGCTCCTTACGCTTACGTTCCGGTATTATTGGAAGTTTAACAACACTTCTACTGCTGATAACTCATGGAACCCATGCTTTGGTTTTCGAGATCGGCGAATTAACCGCTCAACTTGATACCACGCTATCCATTGGAGGTTCTTACCGAACTTCAAATCCAAGCCCGGATCTTATTGGCCTGCCAAATGGTGGAAACCAATTTTCAATCAATCTCGACGATGGAAACCTCAATTACGAAAAAGGTTGGATTTCAAAAGCAGTCAAGATGACCAACGACTTGGAAATCTCTGGCGAAAACATGGGAGTATTTACCCGTCTGACCAGTTTCTATGATTGGGAGAACGAAGACGGCACTCGAGCCTTTCGTCCTTTGAGCGATGCCGCCCTTAATCAAGTTGGAAGCGATTCCGAGATTCTGGACGCCTTTTTCTATATAAATTTGGACGCAGGAGACATGCCCCTCGATCTCCGTTTTGGTAGCCAGGTTCTCAGTTGGGGTGAAAGTATTTTTATTCAAAACGGCATTAATTCCATTAATCCCGTTGATGTGAGTAAGTTACGCATACCTGGTGCTGAGCTAAAAGAAGCTCTAAAACCAGTGCCCATGGCCAGCTTCAGTATTGGCCTAACAGAAAATATTACTCTTGAAGGCTTCTATCAGTTCCGCTGGCAACAAACTATCATTGATCCAAGGGGCTCTTATTTCAGTACTAATGATGTAGTTAGCCGCGGGTCCGACAGACTTTATCTTGGATTCGGAGCAATTCCGGAAGGTGCGCCTTTTGGGTTCGTCCCAAGAGCTGCCGACATTGAAGCATCCGACGATGGTCAATACGGTTTGGCGATGCGCGTTCTTGTTCCCCAATTGAACAATACAGAGTTTGGATTTTATTTAATAAACAATCATAGTCGCGTACCATTAGTGAGCGCCATCACTCCTACCGAATTTATTAACCCCGATCTTTCAGGCCCGCTAACCACGGTGTTCGTGTTAGCAGGAATGCCACCAGAAGTAGCTTCAGCGCAAGCAGCTGGATTGTGGGGACTGGCTACAGCCGTCCAAACATACGGACCTGGTGCCGTTACACCAGAACAACTCGCCATCCTGACCTCGCCAGACAGTCAAGGCGCCTTGGAAGCAGCCGGACAATTCGCATTTTTCAATGCGGCAGCCACGGCACGCTACCAGGTTGAATATCCAGAGGATATCAACCTTTATGGCGTCAGCTTTAATACCGATATCGGAACCACCGGTTGGACGCTTCAAGGAGAACTGTCCTATCGCCAAAACCAACCCCTGGCCCTGGACGACGTGGAAACTATCTACGCCGCTCTATCAGCCATCAACCCGGCTTTCGCACCCATCAACAGCTTCGGAAATTATTTCGGTCATTTGGGTGAACGAATCCAAGGCTATCGCAACAAGGATGTGTATCAGTTTCAGCTTTCTACGATTCGTGCATTCGGTCCAACCCTTGGTTGA
- a CDS encoding DUF1302 family protein encodes MILVAEAGYTSVPGLSDTTIPFEGPGTITSSNPLATTFGIQPVTEPASNFATSSSWGYRTVLQLDYSDVWNGINVSPSFQFAHDVNGITPNPILNFREGRKSMTLGLRFDYQSKWSSDLQFTQFWGADTHNDLSDRDFLSATVKYSF; translated from the coding sequence ATGATATTGGTCGCAGAGGCCGGTTACACAAGCGTTCCCGGTTTAAGCGACACCACTATCCCGTTCGAAGGACCAGGAACAATTACTTCGTCAAATCCTCTCGCTACGACGTTTGGCATTCAACCGGTAACAGAACCTGCATCCAATTTTGCAACATCATCTTCATGGGGATACCGAACCGTTCTTCAACTTGACTACAGCGATGTGTGGAATGGCATCAATGTATCTCCTAGCTTTCAATTTGCCCATGATGTAAATGGAATCACCCCCAACCCGATTCTAAATTTCCGTGAAGGACGCAAATCCATGACACTCGGATTGAGGTTCGACTACCAAAGCAAATGGTCATCTGATTTGCAATTCACTCAATTTTGGGGTGCCGATACTCATAACGATTTGAGCGATAGAGATTTTCTATCTGCCACGGTCAAATACTCCTTCTAA